The Gammaproteobacteria bacterium genome has a segment encoding these proteins:
- a CDS encoding undecaprenyl-diphosphate phosphatase, whose translation MSFWQIVLLALLQGVTEFLPISSSAHLILVPAWLGWADQGIAFDVAVHFGSLIAVIAFSRREIAAILGEWRAWLLYRATPGPAARLGLMIVLATLPIGALGLLLHDTVEASFREPRLIAVAGALFAILMVWADRRPQYLTRVREIGWKQALWIGCGQALALIPGASRSGVTITAARVLGMARPAAARLSFLLAIPVILAAAALETVNLSAAPAAADWGALALGMIVAGVAAFLCMGLLLRLVARWGLWPFALYRLALSAVILL comes from the coding sequence ATGAGCTTCTGGCAGATCGTCCTGTTGGCCCTGCTGCAGGGCGTCACCGAGTTCCTGCCGATATCGAGCTCGGCCCACCTGATCCTGGTGCCGGCCTGGCTGGGCTGGGCCGACCAGGGCATCGCCTTCGACGTGGCCGTGCACTTCGGCAGCCTGATCGCCGTGATCGCGTTCTCGCGCCGGGAAATCGCCGCGATCCTGGGCGAATGGCGCGCCTGGCTCCTGTACCGCGCGACCCCGGGACCGGCGGCGCGGCTGGGCCTGATGATCGTGCTGGCGACGCTGCCGATCGGTGCGCTCGGACTCCTGTTGCACGACACCGTGGAGGCGTCTTTCCGCGAACCGCGGCTGATTGCCGTAGCCGGCGCGCTGTTCGCGATCCTGATGGTCTGGGCGGACCGCCGGCCGCAATACCTGACGCGGGTGCGCGAGATCGGGTGGAAGCAGGCGCTTTGGATCGGCTGCGGCCAGGCGCTGGCCCTGATTCCCGGCGCGTCGCGGTCCGGCGTGACCATTACCGCCGCCCGGGTCCTGGGCATGGCGCGCCCGGCCGCGGCCCGCCTGTCCTTCCTGCTGGCGATCCCCGTGATTCTGGCGGCCGCCGCCCTCGAGACGGTGAACCTGAGCGCGGCCCCGGCCGCCGCCGACTGGGGCGCGCTGGCGCTGGGCATGATCGTGGCGGGCGTGGCCGCCTTCCTTTGCATGGGCCTGCTGCTGCGCTTGGTGGCGCGCTGGGGCCTGTGGCCGTTCGCGCTCTACCGCCTGGCGCTTTCGGCGGTGATCCTGTTGTAG